The proteins below come from a single Afipia sp. P52-10 genomic window:
- a CDS encoding NUDIX hydrolase, translating to MTDTTASESKLPNPGNYREDTTKHPYFRPKDAATLILIDRSEAKPKVLVGKRHDKVVFMPSAFVFPGGRVDPKDNKVAVAAPIPAELEARLLQGSPKISAARARALANTAIREACEETGLCLGKPANGTKATLEGSWKPFGDAGLLPDPSSLYLIARAITPPGRVKRFDTRFFTADASAITHRVPGIVHADAELVELVWVEIGSQPLANMHPMTVKVLEQLEKRLAAGPLRHDAPIPFFHFYGGKMQMDLLPGA from the coding sequence ATGACCGATACGACCGCATCGGAATCGAAGCTGCCGAACCCCGGAAACTATCGCGAAGACACCACCAAACACCCCTATTTCCGTCCCAAGGACGCGGCCACGCTGATCCTGATCGATCGCAGCGAGGCCAAGCCGAAGGTTCTCGTCGGCAAGCGCCACGACAAGGTGGTGTTCATGCCGAGCGCGTTCGTGTTCCCGGGCGGCCGCGTCGATCCAAAGGACAACAAGGTTGCCGTTGCGGCGCCAATTCCCGCCGAGCTCGAGGCGCGCTTGCTGCAGGGCAGCCCGAAGATCTCCGCTGCGCGGGCCCGTGCGCTCGCCAACACGGCCATCCGTGAGGCCTGTGAGGAAACCGGGCTCTGCCTCGGCAAACCAGCCAATGGCACCAAGGCGACGTTAGAGGGTAGCTGGAAGCCCTTCGGAGATGCCGGTCTCCTGCCAGACCCCTCTTCGCTCTACCTGATCGCGCGCGCAATCACGCCGCCAGGCCGGGTGAAACGCTTCGACACCCGCTTCTTTACCGCCGACGCGTCCGCGATCACCCACCGGGTCCCGGGAATCGTCCATGCGGATGCCGAATTGGTGGAGCTCGTCTGGGTCGAGATCGGCTCGCAGCCGCTTGCCAACATGCACCCGATGACGGTGAAGGTGCTGGAGCAGCTCGAAAAACGCCTTGCAGCCGGGCCGCTGCGGCATGACGCGCCGATTCCGTTCTTCCACTTCTATGGTGGCAAGATGCAGATGGATCTGCTGCCGGGAGCCTGA
- a CDS encoding response regulator: protein MAKTVLIVEDNELNMKLFRDLLEAHGYQTVGTNKGIEALDLVRRHRPDLILMDIQLPEVSGLDVTRWIKSDPELSAIPVVAVTAFAMKGDEERIREGGCEAYLSKPISVGKFIETVRHFIG, encoded by the coding sequence ATGGCAAAGACCGTCCTGATCGTCGAAGACAACGAGCTGAATATGAAGCTCTTTCGCGATCTCCTCGAAGCGCATGGTTATCAGACCGTTGGCACCAACAAGGGGATCGAGGCGCTCGACCTCGTGCGACGTCATCGCCCGGACTTGATCCTGATGGATATTCAGTTGCCCGAGGTCTCGGGCCTCGATGTTACGCGCTGGATCAAGAGCGATCCGGAACTGAGTGCCATTCCGGTTGTTGCCGTCACTGCATTCGCCATGAAGGGCGATGAGGAGCGCATCCGCGAGGGCGGGTGCGAAGCATATTTGTCGAAGCCGATTTCGGTCGGAAAATTCATCGAAACTGTCCGGCATTTTATCGGGTAG
- the dprA gene encoding DNA-processing protein DprA translates to MSPVLSDAQRIDWLRLIRSENVGPRTFRHLVNHTGSASAALKALPDLARRGGAARSGRICSEDEARREIAAARAMGVSLVAPGEHGYPARLTTIDDAPPLLAIRGQADALMRPMIAIVGSRNASAAGIKFTQTLTTDLAVAGFAIVSGLARGIDHAAHRASVASGTVAVLAGGHAQIYPPEHEPLLQAIVSGPGGAISEMPLMHAPRARDFPRRNRLIAGAAVGVVIVEAAERSGSLITARMAAEQGREVFAVPGSPLDPRAAGTNGLLKQGATLVTSAIDIINAVDPILERPLKGLFEEPEAPASEPDNPDRSRIVALLGPSPVSMDDLIRLSGASASAVRIVLLELELAGRLERHGGGLVSLL, encoded by the coding sequence TTGAGCCCCGTCCTCTCCGACGCGCAACGTATCGACTGGCTGCGGCTGATCCGTTCGGAGAATGTGGGGCCGCGTACATTCCGCCATCTGGTCAACCACACCGGCAGCGCCAGTGCCGCGCTGAAGGCTCTTCCCGATCTCGCCCGCCGTGGCGGGGCCGCCCGTTCGGGCCGGATCTGTTCGGAGGACGAAGCGAGACGCGAGATCGCTGCTGCGCGCGCGATGGGCGTTAGCCTCGTCGCCCCCGGCGAGCATGGTTATCCGGCGCGGCTGACGACGATCGATGATGCTCCGCCGCTGCTGGCGATCCGCGGACAGGCCGACGCACTGATGCGGCCGATGATCGCCATCGTCGGCTCGCGCAACGCCTCCGCGGCCGGGATCAAATTCACCCAGACCTTGACCACGGACCTGGCCGTCGCCGGCTTTGCGATCGTATCCGGGCTTGCGCGCGGCATCGATCATGCGGCTCATCGTGCCAGCGTGGCGAGCGGCACGGTTGCGGTACTAGCGGGCGGGCATGCGCAGATCTATCCGCCCGAGCACGAACCGTTGCTGCAGGCGATCGTCAGCGGCCCGGGCGGGGCCATCTCGGAGATGCCCCTCATGCATGCGCCGAGAGCGCGCGACTTTCCTCGCCGCAACCGACTGATCGCAGGGGCCGCCGTTGGCGTTGTCATCGTTGAAGCCGCCGAGCGCTCCGGTTCGCTGATTACTGCACGAATGGCTGCCGAACAGGGCCGCGAGGTGTTTGCCGTTCCCGGCTCACCGCTCGATCCCCGCGCGGCTGGTACCAATGGTCTGCTCAAGCAAGGCGCGACCCTCGTCACCTCTGCCATAGACATTATAAATGCCGTCGATCCGATCCTTGAACGGCCGCTTAAGGGCTTGTTCGAGGAGCCTGAGGCGCCTGCCTCCGAACCGGACAATCCGGACCGGAGCCGGATCGTCGCCCTACTCGGCCCCTCACCCGTGAGCATGGACGACCTCATCCGCCTGTCGGGAGCGTCGGCTTCGGCGGTCCGGATCGTTCTGCTGGAGCTGGAACTCGCCGGCCGGCTCGAGCGGCACGGCGGTGGACTGGTATCACTGCTCTGA
- the rpmG gene encoding 50S ribosomal protein L33 gives MAKAVTIKVKLVSSADTGYYYVAKKNSRTMTDKLVKKKYDPVAKKHVEFREAKIK, from the coding sequence ATGGCCAAGGCCGTCACCATCAAGGTCAAGCTCGTTTCGAGCGCCGACACCGGCTACTACTACGTGGCCAAAAAGAACTCGCGTACGATGACCGACAAGCTCGTGAAGAAGAAGTACGATCCAGTCGCCAAGAAGCACGTCGAGTTCCGCGAGGCCAAGATCAAGTAA
- the plsY gene encoding glycerol-3-phosphate 1-O-acyltransferase PlsY, whose product MLALNLTIAFLIGYLFGSVPFGLLLTRLAGGGDIRAIGSGNIGATNVLRTGRKGLAAATLICDALKGTFAVLVGGAIAGPNGAIVAALGAFLGHLFPVWLKFKGGKGVATYIGLLIGLIWPAALAFCAIWLAVALLTRYSSAAALIASLATPFLLWGYDHPALAVLFAALTALLWFMHRGNITKLMAGTESKIGARA is encoded by the coding sequence ATGCTGGCTCTGAATCTCACGATCGCATTCCTGATCGGCTACCTGTTCGGCTCGGTGCCGTTCGGCCTGCTGCTGACTCGGCTCGCCGGCGGCGGTGACATCCGCGCCATCGGCTCCGGCAATATCGGCGCGACCAACGTGCTGCGGACCGGCCGCAAGGGTCTCGCCGCAGCGACACTGATCTGCGATGCGCTGAAGGGCACCTTTGCCGTGCTCGTCGGCGGCGCCATCGCGGGCCCCAATGGCGCCATCGTCGCGGCGCTCGGCGCGTTCCTCGGCCATCTCTTTCCGGTCTGGCTCAAATTCAAGGGCGGCAAAGGCGTCGCGACCTATATCGGTCTCCTGATCGGCCTGATCTGGCCGGCCGCACTGGCCTTCTGTGCGATCTGGCTCGCGGTCGCACTGCTCACCCGCTACTCATCGGCAGCGGCACTGATCGCCAGCCTCGCCACGCCGTTTCTGCTCTGGGGCTATGACCATCCGGCGCTTGCGGTTCTGTTCGCCGCGTTGACCGCGCTGTTGTGGTTCATGCATCGCGGCAACATCACGAAGCTGATGGCTGGGACCGAGTCCAAGATCGGCGCGAGGGCCTGA
- a CDS encoding DUF3572 domain-containing protein translates to MTKRAFTPGQVAETVAIQALSFLAQEPARLGRFLAETGLGPETIRTAAQDKTFLVAVLDFILNDEGLIDDFCAAHDLKPRQLITAREALGGPSWERDVP, encoded by the coding sequence ATGACAAAGCGGGCTTTCACCCCAGGGCAAGTGGCTGAAACTGTGGCGATTCAGGCGCTTTCCTTCCTCGCGCAGGAGCCCGCCCGCCTGGGCCGTTTTCTGGCCGAAACCGGGCTCGGTCCGGAAACGATTCGCACCGCCGCCCAGGACAAGACGTTCCTGGTCGCGGTCCTCGACTTCATCCTCAATGACGAAGGTTTGATCGACGATTTCTGCGCCGCGCACGACCTCAAACCGCGGCAGCTGATCACCGCGCGCGAAGCGCTGGGCGGCCCATCCTGGGAGCGCGACGTGCCGTGA
- a CDS encoding His-rich protein BRANT has product MFKTISAALLATSLIAAPAMAAGTVRTDAAPTAKSETMASKAGKLKVATHKVHRSHLRHHRVHKKHTVMKTHKHARLAKAKQVSPVKPAAAKVKG; this is encoded by the coding sequence ATGTTCAAGACAATCTCAGCCGCGTTGCTTGCGACATCGCTGATTGCCGCTCCGGCTATGGCCGCCGGCACGGTCAGGACTGACGCTGCGCCGACAGCCAAATCGGAAACGATGGCGTCGAAAGCCGGCAAGCTGAAGGTGGCCACGCATAAGGTTCATCGCAGCCATCTGCGGCATCACCGCGTTCACAAGAAACACACGGTCATGAAGACGCACAAGCACGCGCGCTTGGCCAAGGCGAAGCAGGTTTCGCCGGTCAAGCCGGCTGCGGCGAAGGTCAAGGGCTGA
- a CDS encoding DUF983 domain-containing protein, whose product MTATKEVWTNRPDAPPKRDLWQAMLRGFRCRCPNCGEGTLFRSYLKTRDTCGTCGLEFHHHRADDLPAYLVIVIVGHIIVPLVLAVEQNFAPPYLVHLAVWLPLTLGMSLALLQPVKGAIVGLQWAFRMHGFDENSPGDPLEAGLRQKKS is encoded by the coding sequence ATGACAGCGACCAAGGAAGTCTGGACCAATCGCCCCGATGCCCCGCCGAAGCGCGACCTGTGGCAGGCGATGCTACGCGGCTTCCGCTGCCGCTGCCCAAACTGCGGCGAAGGCACGCTGTTTCGCAGCTACCTGAAAACCCGCGACACCTGTGGGACGTGCGGTCTTGAGTTTCACCATCACCGCGCCGACGACCTTCCAGCCTATCTGGTCATCGTCATCGTCGGCCACATCATCGTACCTCTGGTTCTTGCTGTGGAACAGAACTTCGCGCCTCCCTATCTGGTGCACCTTGCGGTATGGCTCCCCCTCACCTTGGGCATGTCGCTGGCATTGCTCCAGCCGGTCAAAGGCGCCATTGTTGGCTTGCAATGGGCGTTCCGGATGCATGGATTCGATGAGAACAGTCCCGGCGACCCGCTTGAGGCGGGCTTGAGACAGAAGAAGAGCTGA
- the rnr gene encoding ribonuclease R, translating to MKRKRDAETSFPSRDDIVAFIRSQPNEVGTREIARAFGLKNADRIELKKILRELSDDGVVARRGRKTVHLAGELPPVLAADITERDEDGELIAIPAEWDEERGTPPKILVHISRRAHAGVTGGVGDRVLLRIEHAHDQDEVTHPSGRIIKLLDAAKHRVLGIFRALPDGSGRMVPIDKKNVGRELVIAARDSMDARDGDLISVEVQRGRGFGLPSGRVKERLGSLKTERAVSLIAIHAHDIPHVFPPAVLQEAEAAMPATVEGLEDWRDLPLVTIDPPDAKDHDDAVHAVADHDPDNRGGFIVTVAIADVSFYVRPGSALDREAVKRGNSVYFPDRVVPMLPERISNDLCSLKPGEPRGALAVRMVIAKDGRKRSHSFHRVLMRSAAKLHYAQAQAAIDGHPDDTTGPLLKPILEPLYAAYAAVKKARDDREPLDLDLPERKIMLKPDGTVDRVTVPERLDAHKLIEEFMILANVAAAETLEKRGTPLIYRVHDEPGREKVVALREFLQTLDINFPKTGALRPENFNRTLREVKGHDSEPLVNEIVLRSQAQAEYAAENYGHFGLNLRRYAHFTSPIRRYADLIVHRALVRALKLGSGGLPETETVETLAEISANISATERRAMKAERETTDRLIAHFLSDRVGAHFHGRISGVTRAGLFVKLDDTGADGLIPVRSLGGEYYQYDEARHALIGTRSGAMHRLGDTVEVRLVEAAPVAGALRFELLSEASSTVRRGRKDFAGRDDARRERRPEKAVFPAKARREKPAKSRKPKLKVKPKGKRGRR from the coding sequence GTGAAACGAAAACGCGACGCTGAGACCTCCTTCCCCTCGCGGGACGACATCGTCGCGTTCATCCGTTCGCAGCCGAACGAGGTGGGCACGCGCGAGATCGCCCGCGCCTTCGGTCTGAAGAACGCCGACCGCATCGAGCTGAAGAAGATCCTGCGTGAACTGTCCGACGATGGTGTCGTCGCGCGGCGCGGCCGCAAGACCGTGCATCTTGCGGGCGAGTTACCGCCGGTGCTTGCCGCCGACATCACCGAGCGCGACGAGGACGGTGAGCTGATCGCCATCCCCGCCGAATGGGACGAGGAGCGCGGCACTCCACCGAAAATTCTGGTGCATATCTCGCGCCGCGCGCATGCAGGGGTCACAGGCGGTGTCGGCGACCGCGTGCTGCTGCGCATCGAGCATGCGCACGATCAGGACGAGGTCACTCATCCCAGCGGCCGCATCATCAAGCTGCTCGATGCGGCCAAGCACCGCGTGCTGGGCATCTTCCGTGCTTTGCCCGATGGCAGCGGCCGCATGGTGCCGATCGACAAGAAGAACGTCGGCCGCGAACTTGTCATCGCAGCGCGCGATAGCATGGACGCCAGAGACGGCGACCTGATCTCTGTCGAAGTTCAGCGCGGGCGCGGCTTCGGCCTGCCCTCCGGTCGCGTTAAGGAGCGGCTGGGCTCGCTCAAGACCGAACGTGCGGTGTCGCTGATTGCGATCCACGCGCACGACATCCCGCACGTGTTTCCGCCTGCGGTTCTGCAGGAGGCGGAAGCCGCCATGCCGGCGACGGTCGAGGGCCTCGAGGACTGGCGCGATCTTCCGCTCGTCACCATCGACCCGCCCGATGCCAAGGATCACGACGACGCGGTGCATGCCGTCGCCGATCACGATCCCGACAACCGCGGCGGCTTCATCGTCACCGTTGCCATTGCCGACGTGTCGTTCTACGTCCGACCGGGCTCGGCGCTCGACCGCGAAGCCGTCAAACGCGGCAACTCGGTCTACTTCCCCGATCGCGTCGTGCCAATGCTGCCCGAGCGCATCTCCAACGATCTCTGCTCGCTGAAGCCCGGCGAGCCGCGCGGCGCGCTTGCCGTGCGTATGGTGATCGCGAAGGACGGCCGGAAGCGCTCGCATAGCTTTCACCGCGTGCTGATGCGCTCAGCCGCAAAGCTGCATTATGCGCAGGCGCAGGCAGCGATCGATGGCCATCCGGACGATACGACGGGCCCTCTGCTGAAGCCGATCCTCGAACCGCTCTACGCTGCATACGCTGCGGTGAAGAAGGCGCGTGACGATCGCGAACCGCTCGACCTCGACCTGCCCGAACGCAAGATCATGCTGAAGCCGGACGGCACGGTGGATCGCGTGACCGTCCCCGAACGCCTCGACGCGCACAAGCTGATCGAGGAATTCATGATCCTCGCCAACGTCGCCGCGGCGGAAACGCTGGAGAAGCGCGGCACACCCCTGATCTACCGCGTGCATGACGAGCCTGGTCGGGAGAAGGTCGTCGCGCTGCGCGAATTTCTGCAGACGCTAGACATCAATTTTCCGAAGACCGGCGCGCTGCGGCCGGAAAACTTCAACCGCACCTTACGCGAGGTGAAGGGCCACGATTCCGAACCGCTGGTGAACGAGATCGTACTGCGCTCGCAGGCGCAGGCCGAATACGCGGCGGAGAACTACGGTCACTTCGGCCTTAATCTGCGCCGCTACGCGCACTTCACCTCGCCGATCCGCCGCTATGCCGATTTGATCGTGCATCGCGCGCTGGTGCGCGCACTCAAGCTCGGCTCGGGCGGATTGCCGGAGACGGAAACGGTCGAGACGCTTGCGGAAATCTCGGCCAACATCTCGGCCACCGAGCGGCGGGCGATGAAGGCCGAGCGCGAGACCACCGACCGGTTGATCGCTCACTTTCTGAGCGATCGCGTCGGTGCGCATTTCCACGGGCGGATCTCAGGCGTGACGCGCGCCGGCCTGTTCGTGAAGCTCGACGACACCGGTGCCGACGGGCTCATTCCAGTCCGCTCGCTCGGCGGCGAGTACTATCAATACGACGAAGCACGCCACGCACTCATCGGCACACGCAGCGGAGCCATGCATCGGCTGGGCGATACGGTGGAGGTTCGTCTGGTAGAAGCAGCTCCCGTTGCCGGCGCATTGCGGTTCGAGCTTCTCTCGGAAGCGTCCAGCACGGTACGGCGCGGACGCAAGGATTTCGCAGGCCGGGACGATGCGCGGCGCGAGCGTCGTCCCGAAAAAGCTGTATTCCCTGCCAAGGCGCGCCGCGAGAAGCCTGCGAAATCGAGGAAGCCGAAATTGAAGGTGAAGCCGAAGGGCAAGCGAGGTCGGCGATGA
- a CDS encoding PleD family two-component system response regulator: MSARILVVDDVPANVKLLEARLSAEYFDVVTAANGRQALEAAARAECDIVLLDVMMPDMDGFEVCRRLKSNPATHFIPVVMVTALDSPADRVRGLEAGADDFLTKPVSDVVLIARVRSLTRLKMMTDELRMRAITSHEIGIQGPERDAVADQGKGGKILLVDDRPASYERIATMLTEEHTVDVEPNPSEALFHAADGNYDLLIVSLGLENFDGLRLCSQARSLERTRHVPILAISDADNNARLLRGLEIGVNDYLLRPVDKNELLARARTQVRKRRYTDHLRDNVQHSIEAAITDALTGLHNRRYMETHLATLAEQAGSRGKPLALMVLDIDFFKSINDTYGHDAGDDVLREFAVRIRKCIRGIDLACRYGGEEFVIVMPETDVNVAGMVAERLRRAIAAEPFAVDKGSKRIDVTISIGIASLDNKGEPIGDVIRRADQALYRAKRDGRNRVVLAAA; this comes from the coding sequence ATGTCCGCGCGTATTTTGGTTGTCGACGATGTGCCAGCGAACGTGAAGCTGCTGGAAGCGCGGCTGTCGGCAGAATACTTCGATGTGGTGACGGCTGCGAATGGCCGGCAGGCGCTGGAAGCGGCAGCCCGTGCCGAGTGCGATATCGTGTTGCTGGACGTGATGATGCCGGACATGGACGGGTTCGAAGTCTGCCGCCGGCTGAAGTCGAATCCGGCGACCCATTTCATTCCCGTGGTGATGGTGACGGCGCTGGACTCGCCCGCCGATCGCGTGCGCGGCCTGGAAGCGGGTGCTGATGATTTTCTCACCAAGCCAGTCTCCGATGTCGTGCTGATCGCCCGCGTGCGTTCGCTGACGCGGCTGAAGATGATGACCGACGAGCTGCGCATGCGGGCCATCACCTCGCACGAGATCGGAATCCAGGGACCGGAGCGTGATGCGGTCGCGGACCAGGGCAAGGGCGGCAAGATCCTGCTGGTCGATGATCGGCCGGCGTCCTATGAGCGCATCGCGACGATGCTGACGGAAGAGCATACCGTCGATGTGGAGCCGAATCCGTCGGAGGCGCTGTTTCATGCGGCCGATGGCAATTACGATCTGCTGATCGTCTCGCTCGGGCTTGAGAACTTCGACGGTCTCAGGCTGTGCAGCCAGGCGCGCTCGCTGGAGCGTACGCGGCATGTGCCTATCCTCGCGATCTCCGATGCCGACAACAATGCGCGGCTGCTGCGCGGGCTCGAGATCGGCGTCAACGACTACCTGCTGCGCCCCGTGGACAAGAATGAGCTACTGGCGCGCGCGCGCACCCAAGTCCGCAAGCGTCGTTACACCGATCATCTGCGCGACAACGTGCAGCATTCGATCGAGGCGGCAATTACCGACGCGCTGACTGGCCTGCACAACCGCCGCTACATGGAAACGCATCTCGCGACGCTGGCGGAGCAGGCCGGCTCGCGCGGCAAGCCGCTGGCGCTGATGGTGCTGGACATCGATTTCTTCAAATCGATCAATGATACCTACGGCCACGATGCCGGTGACGACGTGCTGCGCGAGTTCGCGGTGCGGATTCGCAAGTGCATCCGCGGCATCGATCTCGCCTGCCGCTATGGCGGCGAGGAGTTCGTGATCGTGATGCCGGAGACGGACGTCAACGTCGCGGGCATGGTCGCGGAGCGGCTTCGCCGGGCGATTGCTGCCGAACCGTTCGCCGTCGACAAGGGATCGAAGCGGATCGACGTGACGATCTCGATCGGGATCGCCAGCCTCGACAACAAGGGCGAGCCGATTGGCGATGTGATCCGGCGTGCCGATCAGGCGCTCTATCGCGCCAAGCGCGACGGCCGCAATCGCGTGGTGCTGGCGGCGGCCTAA
- the topA gene encoding type I DNA topoisomerase: protein MNIVIVESPAKAKTINKYLGPSYEVLASFGHIRDLPAKNGSVDPEENFRMIWEVDPKASSRLNDIARAVKGADKLILATDPDREGEAISWHVLEVLKEKRALKDQEVERVVFNAITKQAVTEAMNHPRKIDGALVDAYMARRALDYLVGFTLSPVLWRKLPGARSAGRVQSVALRLVCDRELEIEKFVPREYWSLVATLATPRNETFEARLVGADGKKIQRLDIGSGQEAEDFKKALEAANFTVTTVEARPARRNPYAPFTTSTLQQEASRKLGFAPAHTMRIAQRLYEGVNIGGETTGLITYMRTDGVQIANEAITQARKVIGEDYGKNYVPDSPRQYQTKAKNAQEAHEAIRPTDLTRRPKDIAKKLEPEQAKLYELIWLRTIASQMESAELERTTVDIAARAGARTLELRATGQVIKFDGFLALYQEGIDDAADDDDSRRLPAMSEGEALDRRELNVSQHFTEPPPRFSEASLVKRMEELGIGRPSTYASILQVLKDRGYVKLDKKRLYAEDKGRVVVAFLENFFARYVEYDFTASLEDQLDKISNNEVAWRDVLADFWRGFIGAVDEIKELRVAQVLDVLDDMLGPHIYPPREDGGDPRQCPTCGTGRLNLKAGKFGAFVGCTNYPECRYTRPLAASSADSGDRVLGKDPETGLDVAVKSGRFGPYIQLGEQKDVGEDEKPKRAGIPKGTSPGDVDLDLALKLLSLPREIGKHPETGEPITAGIGRFGPFVKHEKTYASLEAGDDVYTIGLNRAVTLIAEKIAKGPGRGRFKADPGKPLGDHPNGGVITVKNGRYGPYVSHEGTNATLPAEITPETVTLAQAIELIDARAGKGKPKRAAKKASAKKSAPKKAAAKPASSDAKPAKKSVAKARGTVTEKAPAKTKAAAAKASGAKKVAGKAGA, encoded by the coding sequence ATGAATATCGTCATTGTCGAGTCGCCGGCGAAGGCCAAGACGATCAACAAGTATCTGGGCCCCTCCTATGAGGTTCTGGCCTCGTTCGGCCATATCCGCGATCTCCCGGCCAAGAACGGATCGGTCGATCCGGAAGAAAATTTTCGCATGATCTGGGAGGTCGATCCCAAGGCCTCCAGCCGCCTGAATGACATCGCCCGCGCGGTCAAGGGCGCCGACAAGCTGATTCTCGCCACCGACCCGGATCGGGAAGGTGAAGCCATCTCCTGGCATGTGCTTGAAGTGCTCAAGGAAAAGCGGGCGCTCAAGGACCAGGAAGTCGAGCGCGTCGTGTTCAACGCCATCACCAAGCAGGCGGTGACCGAAGCGATGAACCACCCGCGCAAGATCGATGGCGCGCTGGTGGACGCCTATATGGCCCGCCGGGCGCTCGACTATCTGGTCGGTTTCACCCTCTCCCCGGTCCTGTGGCGCAAATTGCCCGGCGCCCGCTCGGCCGGCCGGGTGCAATCGGTAGCACTGCGGCTCGTCTGCGACCGCGAGCTGGAGATCGAGAAGTTCGTCCCGCGCGAATACTGGTCACTGGTGGCGACGCTCGCCACCCCGCGCAATGAGACCTTCGAGGCCCGTCTGGTCGGCGCCGACGGCAAGAAGATCCAGCGCCTCGACATCGGCTCGGGCCAGGAAGCTGAGGACTTCAAGAAGGCGCTTGAGGCGGCCAATTTCACCGTGACCACGGTGGAAGCCCGTCCTGCGCGCCGCAATCCCTACGCCCCCTTCACCACTTCGACCCTGCAGCAGGAAGCGAGCCGCAAGCTTGGTTTCGCGCCGGCCCACACCATGCGGATCGCCCAGCGGCTCTACGAAGGCGTCAACATCGGTGGCGAGACCACGGGCCTCATCACCTATATGCGAACCGACGGCGTGCAGATCGCCAATGAGGCGATCACCCAGGCGCGCAAGGTGATCGGCGAGGACTATGGCAAGAACTACGTGCCGGATTCACCGCGCCAGTATCAAACCAAGGCGAAGAATGCGCAGGAGGCGCACGAAGCGATCCGCCCGACCGATCTGACGCGCCGTCCGAAGGACATCGCCAAGAAGCTCGAGCCCGAGCAGGCCAAGCTCTACGAACTGATCTGGCTGCGCACCATCGCCAGCCAGATGGAATCCGCCGAACTCGAGCGGACCACCGTGGACATCGCCGCCAGGGCCGGCGCACGCACGCTCGAGCTGCGCGCCACCGGCCAGGTGATCAAGTTCGACGGCTTCCTGGCGCTTTATCAGGAAGGCATCGACGATGCTGCCGACGATGACGACAGCCGCCGTCTGCCCGCAATGAGCGAAGGCGAAGCCCTCGATCGGCGCGAATTGAACGTCTCGCAGCACTTCACCGAGCCGCCGCCGCGCTTCTCGGAAGCCTCGCTGGTCAAGCGCATGGAAGAGCTCGGCATCGGCCGTCCCTCCACCTATGCCTCTATCCTACAGGTGCTGAAGGACCGCGGCTATGTGAAGCTCGACAAGAAGCGCCTCTATGCGGAAGACAAGGGCCGCGTCGTCGTCGCGTTCCTAGAGAACTTCTTCGCGCGCTACGTCGAATACGATTTCACGGCCTCGCTGGAGGACCAGCTCGACAAGATCTCCAACAATGAAGTCGCCTGGCGCGATGTGCTGGCCGATTTCTGGCGCGGCTTCATCGGCGCCGTCGACGAGATCAAGGAACTGCGCGTCGCGCAGGTCCTGGACGTGCTGGACGATATGCTCGGTCCGCATATCTATCCGCCGCGCGAGGACGGCGGCGACCCGCGCCAGTGCCCGACCTGCGGCACCGGTCGGCTGAACCTGAAGGCCGGCAAGTTCGGCGCATTCGTCGGCTGTACCAACTATCCGGAATGCCGCTACACTCGGCCACTCGCGGCCAGCAGCGCCGATAGTGGTGACCGCGTGCTCGGCAAGGACCCGGAGACCGGCCTCGACGTCGCCGTGAAATCCGGGCGCTTCGGGCCCTACATCCAACTCGGCGAGCAGAAGGATGTCGGTGAGGACGAAAAGCCGAAACGTGCTGGCATCCCAAAAGGCACCTCGCCCGGCGATGTCGATCTTGACCTGGCGCTGAAGCTGCTCTCACTGCCCCGCGAAATCGGCAAGCATCCCGAAACCGGCGAACCGATCACTGCCGGTATCGGCCGCTTCGGGCCGTTCGTGAAGCACGAAAAGACCTACGCCAGCCTGGAAGCTGGCGACGACGTCTACACCATAGGCCTCAACCGCGCGGTGACGCTGATCGCCGAGAAGATCGCCAAGGGTCCCGGCCGCGGCCGCTTCAAGGCTGATCCCGGCAAACCGCTGGGCGACCATCCGAACGGCGGCGTCATCACCGTGAAGAACGGCCGCTACGGTCCTTACGTCAGCCACGAGGGCACCAACGCCACGCTGCCGGCAGAGATCACGCCGGAAACGGTGACGCTGGCACAGGCGATCGAACTGATCGATGCCCGCGCCGGCAAGGGCAAGCCCAAGCGTGCCGCCAAGAAGGCCTCCGCGAAGAAGTCAGCGCCAAAGAAAGCGGCCGCCAAGCCGGCGTCCTCCGATGCAAAGCCTGCGAAGAAGTCGGTCGCCAAGGCGCGTGGGACGGTCACCGAGAAAGCTCCCGCGAAGACGAAGGCGGCGGCCGCCAAGGCTTCGGGCGCCAAGAAGGTGGCGGGCAAAGCCGGCGCATAA